The Hugenholtzia roseola DSM 9546 genomic sequence GATATAAAGCGACTCTACATCAAAATGCCCATCGCGCGAATAGATTTCCTCTAAAATCGCATAGCGTTCGGGTGTTTTTCGCAAAGCCTTGCTTTCGAGGTAGGCGGTAAAGATTTTCTTTACTTCCTCAAAAATGTCTTTTTGCAGGGGCATAGAGCAAAGGGTTGTGAGCGTAGAAACGAATAAGAACAAAGATAAGGTTTTTAGGCTAAAAAAGAAAACTTTGCGTATCTTTGTTTGGGACTTTTGGCGAAAAGCGCGTATTTCTCTTTCTGCCTGCCCTTTCAAACCCAAAAAACAGACCTCCCTTTTTGAAGTTTTTTCAATATGAACGCAACAGGAACTTATTTAGCACTTCACAGAGAGGCATTGGCGATTTATTTTACCGCCGATTTCCCTAAAAAAGGCGATACTACCTCCCTCATTTTGGCATTACAAGCGGCAGGGGCAGACCTTATCGAAGTAGGGCTGCCTTTTTCCGACCCCTTAGCCGACGGCGTTGTTATCCAGCAGAGCAGCCAAAAAGCCTTAGCCAACGGCTTCGAGATGCAGGCTCTTTTTGCAGAATTGAAGGCTTTGCGCCCCCAAGTGCGCGTGCCTTTGGTCTTGATGGGCTATTTCAATACCGTTTTAGCATATAACGTAAGCCGCTTTTTAGCCGACTGTAACCAAGCGGGCATCGATACGGTTATTTTACCCGACCTGCCTTTGGAGGTCTATCAAGACGAGTATCGCGCTCTTTTCGAGGCGCAAGGCGTTTCGCTTGCCTTTCTTATCACACCACAGACGGCACGCGAGCGCGTAGATTTGATGGTAGAAAATAGCCACGCTTTTCTCTATGTCGTAGCCGATAATAGCATTACGGGCAAAAGCAGTGGGCTTTCGGAAGCGCAAAAAGCCTATTTCGAGCGGGTAAAAGGTTGGAATTTGCCCCTGCCTACCCTTATTGGGTTTGGCATTGCAGAGGCACAAAGTTTCCAAACCGCCTGCCAATATGCCAATGGTGCGATTGTAGGTTCGGCGTTTATCAAAAAATTAGAGCAGGCAGAGCAAGAAGGGCAAGATTTAAACCAAACAGTGCAAGATTTTGTCAAAAATCTGAAAGCGAAACCTGTTTTAAGCTAAAAGTGAAAAGTCTTCAAGACACAAAGCCGAGAATCGGAATGATTTGAAGCCTTTGCTTTTTTTAGCAAAAAAGGCGTTGTTACAACGGTCAAAAGGTCAAAAAACGGGGTTTTGTGCTTTGCACAAGCCTCCTGAACCCCCACCCTGCCCTCCCCCCATAGGGGAGGGTTCGAAAGCCAAATCATTTTTTTTGCATAAATGCAAAAAAAATGATACCCTATCAAAGCCCCGCCCTATGGGGGCGGGGTTTGGGGTGGGGTGCATTTAAGACTTTTATCGTTGCAACAACGCCGCAAAAAAACCAAAGCCGTCTTTTTCCGTATAAAATCTTTATATCTTTTTCACTTATTCCTTATTTTCTATGATGCCATTTGTGATACCATTTGCTATACCTTTCAAAAAGCTAAAAAAACGTACTTTTATCGCTATGCCACTTTCGGGGCTGCGTCTGTCTTTGCTTTTTTTAGCCTTCCCGCTCTTGCTTGCTTTGAGCAGCTGTGAAGAACACGTTGTCTATAAAAAGCATGAATTTTTGGGCGAATTTAATGTCAAGTGGTTTCCCAAAGATGCCAAAGTGTATGAAATAGATTTAGAACAAGACCTACAAGGGGGTACTATCTTTTTAGAAATCCGACATGGGGCAGGCATTTCATACGAAACCGTGCCTATTCGCGCCACTTATCAGGGTGCAGAAGGCGACAAAAATATAGACTTCGACTTCCGTTTTCGCTCTACCGAAGGCAAATTGG encodes the following:
- the trpA gene encoding tryptophan synthase subunit alpha; translation: MNATGTYLALHREALAIYFTADFPKKGDTTSLILALQAAGADLIEVGLPFSDPLADGVVIQQSSQKALANGFEMQALFAELKALRPQVRVPLVLMGYFNTVLAYNVSRFLADCNQAGIDTVILPDLPLEVYQDEYRALFEAQGVSLAFLITPQTARERVDLMVENSHAFLYVVADNSITGKSSGLSEAQKAYFERVKGWNLPLPTLIGFGIAEAQSFQTACQYANGAIVGSAFIKKLEQAEQEGQDLNQTVQDFVKNLKAKPVLS